In Carya illinoinensis cultivar Pawnee chromosome 9, C.illinoinensisPawnee_v1, whole genome shotgun sequence, the following are encoded in one genomic region:
- the LOC122275110 gene encoding cytochrome P450 710A1-like, whose product MISIISTSVTPVLPYLFCFIVFLLFFEQVSYLKKKKWVPGPAFVFPILGSAISLVRHPTQFWDLQSSLAKSSALGFSANYIIGRFIIFIRDTDLSHKIFANVRPDAFHLVGHPFGKKLFGDHNLIYMMGQDHKDLRRRIVPNFTPKALSTYTSLQQIIILDHLKKWVRLSSQSAMKPIALRNLVRDMNLETSQTVFVGPYLGREARQRFKVDYNLFNVGLMKLPIDFPGTAFRNARLGVDRLVKTLAVCVEQSKVRMETGEDPSCLIDFWMQETLRELTAASRAGEPAPAHTSDLEIGSYLFDFLFAAQDASTSSLLWAVTLLDSHPEVLAKVREEVESKWSPDSDSLITAEQLGQMKYTQAVAREVLRYRTPATMVPHIAGVDFPLTENYTIPKGTIVFPSVYESSFQGFSEPDRFDPDRFSEDRQEDRIFKRNYLAFGAGAHQCLGQRYALNHLVLFIAMFATLLDFRRHRTDGCDEIAYVPTICPRDDCMVFLSQRCARYPNFSVRKV is encoded by the coding sequence ATGATCTCCATCATCAGTACCTCTGTCACCCCAGTTTTGCCTTATCTCTTTTGCTTCATtgtcttcctcctcttcttcgaACAAGTCTCttacttgaagaagaaaaaatgggtCCCCGGTCCTGCCTTTGTCTTTCCCATCCTCGGCAGCGCTATCTCCTTGGTCCGTCATCCCACCCAGTTCTGGGACCTCCAGTCCTCCCTCGCCAAGTCCTCCGCTCTAGGCTTCTCCGCTAACTACATCATCGGTAGATTCATTATCTTCATCCGCGACACCGACCTCTCCCATAAGATCTTCGCCAATGTCCGCCCCGACGCCTTCCATCTCGTTGGCCACCCCTTTGGTAAGAAGCTCTTCGGCGACCACAACCTCATTTACATGATGGGTCAGGATCACAAGGATCTTCGCCGTCGCATCGTTCCCAATTTTACTCCCAAGGCGCTCTCCACCTACACTTCTCTTCAACAGATTATCATCCTTGACCATCTTAAGAAATGGGTCCGCCTCTCTTCTCAGAGCGCGATGAAACCGATTGCCCTGAGGAATCTGGTTCGTGACATGAACCTGGAAACCTCCCAGACGGTATTTGTTGGTCCGTATTTGGGCCGAGAGGCCCGCCAGAGGTTCAAGGTCGACTACAATCTCTTCAACGTTGGGCTCATGAAGCTGCCCATCGACTTTCCAGGGACGGCGTTTCGGAACGCCAGACTCGGCGTTGACCGGTTGGTAAAAACTCTCGCTGTCTGTGTGGAACAGAGCAAGGTGAGGATGGAGACGGGAGAGGACCCGTCCTGTTTGATCGATTTCTGGATGCAGGAGACTTTGAGGGAGCTGACGGCGGCATCCAGAGCCGGCGAGCCCGCTCCTGCTCACACCAGCGACCTCGAGATTGGCAGCTACCTCTTCGACTTTCTCTTCGCGGCGCAGGACGCGTCGACGTCGTCGCTGCTGTGGGCCGTGACGCTCCTCGACTCGCATCCTGAGGTGTTAGCAAAGGTTCGCGAGGAGGTTGAATCCAAATGGTCGCCGGACTCGGATTCCTTGATCACGGCGGAGCAGCTGGGGCAGATGAAGTACACGCAGGCGGTGGCGCGTGAGGTATTGAGGTACCGAACTCCGGCGACCATGGTGCCCCACATAGCAGGGGTGGACTTTCCTTTGACAGAAAATTACACTATTCCGAAGGGTACTATCGTATTTCCATCGGTGTACGAATCGTCATTCCAGGGTTTCAGCGAACCGGACCGATTCGATCCGGATAGGTTCTCAGAGGATCGACAGGAAGATCGGATATTCAAGCGGAACTACCTGGCGTTCGGAGCCGGGGCCCATCAGTGCTTAGGCCAGAGGTATGCACTGAATCACCTGGTCCTCTTCATCGCGATGTTCGCCACTTTGCTGGACTTCAGGCGCCACAGAACGGACGGCTGCGATGAGATCGCGTACGTCCCCACCATTTGCCCCAGAGACGATTGCATGGTTTTCCTCTCGCAGCGGTGCGCACGGTATCCCAATTTCTCCGTACGAAAGGTCTAA